In Thauera aromatica K172, one DNA window encodes the following:
- a CDS encoding indolepyruvate oxidoreductase subunit beta — MTITNIAVCGIGGQGVMTATEILAEAALSLGFDVKKTEVAGMSQRGGVVTSHLRFGPQVLSPQIVPGEADLLVGFEAAEALRWSHMLKPGGVALVNQGRFVPPVVTIGLYDYPADPIAEMRALGVEVYDFDASALALQLGNIRLGNTVMLGAMSDRLPFPADVLRNAVLARFGVRKPALVDLNRQAFELGRAAVAGLGAAA; from the coding sequence ATGACCATCACCAACATCGCGGTTTGCGGCATCGGCGGCCAGGGCGTGATGACCGCCACCGAAATCCTCGCCGAGGCGGCGCTGTCGCTCGGCTTCGACGTCAAGAAGACCGAAGTCGCGGGCATGAGCCAGCGCGGCGGCGTGGTGACTTCGCACCTGCGCTTCGGCCCGCAGGTGCTGTCGCCGCAGATCGTGCCCGGAGAGGCCGACCTACTGGTCGGCTTCGAGGCCGCCGAAGCCTTGCGCTGGTCCCACATGCTGAAGCCGGGCGGCGTCGCCCTGGTCAACCAGGGGCGCTTCGTGCCGCCGGTCGTCACCATCGGCCTCTACGACTATCCGGCCGATCCGATCGCCGAAATGCGCGCTCTGGGGGTCGAAGTGTACGACTTCGACGCCAGCGCGCTCGCGCTCCAGCTGGGCAACATCCGCCTCGGCAACACCGTGATGCTGGGGGCGATGTCCGACCGCCTGCCGTTTCCCGCCGACGTCCTGCGCAACGCGGTGCTGGCGCGCTTCGGCGTGCGCAAGCCGGCGCTCGTCGACCTCAACCGCCAGGCTTTCGAACTCGGCCGCGCCGCGGTTGCGGGGCTGGGCGCCGCCGCCTGA
- a CDS encoding IclR family transcriptional regulator → MMKLLEVLAQHADPVPLKQLALETGLHPSTAHRILGAMTQSGFVERSDAGVYRLGIRLLELGSLVKSRISLRETAMPLMLRLHAATGESVNLGIRDGDEIVYVERTSSGRSSVRVVHIVGARAPLHTTATGKLFLVEDGLERIRDYARRTGLPASTAASITSLPALEKELDRVRRHGVAFDLDEVEPGVRCIGAGIHDDSGALVAGLSLSTPSERFNPEWAPLVRETADEISRALGYVAPRAG, encoded by the coding sequence ATGATGAAGCTGCTCGAGGTGCTGGCCCAGCATGCCGACCCCGTGCCCTTGAAGCAGCTCGCGCTCGAGACCGGACTGCACCCCTCCACCGCGCACCGCATCCTGGGGGCGATGACCCAGAGCGGCTTCGTCGAGCGTTCGGACGCCGGGGTGTACCGGCTCGGCATCCGCCTGCTCGAACTGGGCAGTCTGGTGAAGTCGCGCATTTCCCTGCGCGAGACGGCGATGCCGCTGATGCTGAGGCTGCATGCGGCGACCGGAGAAAGCGTCAATCTGGGAATCCGCGACGGCGACGAGATCGTCTATGTCGAGCGCACTTCGAGCGGACGCTCCTCGGTGCGCGTGGTGCACATCGTCGGCGCGCGCGCGCCGCTGCACACCACCGCCACCGGCAAGCTGTTCCTGGTCGAGGACGGGCTCGAGCGCATCCGCGACTACGCCCGCCGCACCGGCCTGCCCGCATCCACGGCGGCTTCGATCACCTCCCTGCCGGCACTGGAAAAGGAGCTCGACCGCGTCCGCCGCCATGGCGTCGCCTTCGACCTCGACGAAGTGGAGCCGGGAGTGCGATGCATCGGCGCCGGCATCCACGACGATTCCGGCGCGCTGGTCGCCGGCCTGTCGCTGTCGACCCCGTCCGAGCGCTTCAACCCCGAGTGGGCGCCGCTGGTGCGCGAGACCGCGGACGAGATTTCCCGCGCCCTCGGCTACGTAGCACCGCGCGCCGGCTGA
- a CDS encoding monovalent cation/H+ antiporter subunit A — MSLVLVVLLPLIGALLPALMIRAGRNACVLSAFTFSLLAFALLLSHAPAVFRGEVVRAGWNWLPALGLQANFFLDGLGFFFAGLILGIGLLIIVYARFYLAKDDPMGTFYSYLLLFQGAMVGIVLSDNILLLLVFWELTSLSSFLLIGYWKHLPEGRQGARMALTVTGAGGLAMIAGMLLLGEIAGSYELTAILQQKEVIQASPLYLPALLLILGGCFTKSAQFPFHFWLPHAMAAPTPVSAYLHSATMVKAGLFLLARMWPVLAGTAEWFYLVATTGLLTMLIGAFIALFKDDLKGLLAYSTVSHLGLVTMLFGFGTPLAAVAGVFHILNHATFKAALFMNAGIVDHEAGTRDIRRLGGLLQLMPVSATLALVAAASMAGLPPLNGFLSKEMMLHEAAATAWLGNGWVVAALATLAACFSVAYSLRYIVHVFFGPRRDDYPHPPHDPPVGMWLPPALLVALVVLIGLFPETLAGPLVAVVSGAVTGGAAPDYPLALWHGFTPALGLSAIALAVGGGVLAAYPRLRARWQAGAHPEAKAIFDGALAAAVAGSRRLIHGVHNGSQQRALAFLVGAVTAAGFAAFSAAPHGAGMRALLPAVPVAVVAWMLLLGGCALALLLYRKRLLAVVAVGAVGLIVCVAFLYLSAPDLALTQISVEVATVILILLALYFLPKEGPLSSSAQRQPLRHLRDGVLAGAAGLGMALASWAMLTRDGSSLSGYYLENAVSGGGGTNVVNVILVDFRGFDTFGEITVLGIAALAIYALLDGALHGRVGRRLSAWTPDLPVSVDRHPMIMVVATRVMLPLALLVGAYIFLRGHNQPGGGFIAALVVSIALIMQYMASGFGWAAQRVKVDYHALIGAGVLIAALTGIGAMVLDQPFLTSTFGHFHLPLVGEFELASAMAFDTGVFLTVVGAVMLALANLSRMGRRAGHLPVNKAPMDIDPSAVPPQEQN, encoded by the coding sequence ATGAGCCTTGTCCTGGTCGTGCTGTTGCCCCTGATCGGCGCGCTGCTCCCGGCGCTGATGATCCGTGCCGGGCGCAACGCCTGCGTGCTCTCCGCATTCACGTTCAGCCTGCTCGCTTTCGCCCTGCTGCTCTCGCACGCTCCGGCGGTGTTCCGCGGCGAAGTCGTGCGTGCGGGCTGGAACTGGCTGCCCGCGCTCGGCCTGCAGGCGAACTTCTTCCTCGACGGGCTGGGCTTCTTCTTCGCCGGGCTGATCCTGGGTATCGGCCTGCTGATCATCGTCTATGCCCGCTTCTACCTCGCCAAGGACGACCCGATGGGAACGTTCTACAGCTACCTGCTGCTGTTCCAGGGGGCGATGGTGGGGATCGTGCTGTCGGACAACATCCTGTTGCTGCTGGTGTTCTGGGAGCTCACCAGCCTGTCGTCCTTCCTCCTGATCGGCTACTGGAAGCACCTCCCCGAAGGCCGCCAGGGCGCGCGCATGGCGCTGACCGTGACCGGCGCCGGCGGCCTGGCGATGATCGCCGGAATGCTGCTGCTGGGCGAGATCGCCGGCTCCTACGAGCTCACCGCCATCCTGCAGCAGAAGGAGGTGATCCAGGCTTCGCCGCTGTACCTGCCGGCGCTGCTCCTGATCCTCGGCGGCTGCTTCACCAAGAGCGCCCAGTTCCCCTTCCATTTCTGGCTGCCGCACGCGATGGCGGCGCCCACCCCGGTGTCGGCCTACCTCCATTCGGCGACCATGGTGAAGGCCGGCCTGTTCCTGCTCGCGCGGATGTGGCCGGTGCTCGCCGGCACCGCGGAATGGTTCTACCTCGTCGCCACCACCGGCCTGTTGACGATGCTGATTGGCGCCTTCATCGCCTTGTTCAAGGACGACCTGAAGGGGCTGCTGGCCTATTCCACGGTCAGCCATCTCGGCCTGGTGACGATGCTGTTCGGCTTCGGCACGCCGCTCGCGGCGGTCGCCGGGGTGTTCCACATCCTCAACCACGCCACCTTCAAGGCCGCGCTGTTCATGAACGCGGGGATCGTCGACCACGAGGCCGGCACCCGCGACATCCGCCGCCTCGGCGGCCTGCTCCAGCTGATGCCGGTGAGCGCGACGCTGGCGCTGGTGGCGGCGGCGTCGATGGCTGGCCTGCCGCCGCTGAACGGCTTCCTCTCCAAGGAAATGATGCTGCACGAGGCGGCCGCGACCGCGTGGCTGGGCAACGGCTGGGTGGTGGCGGCGCTGGCTACGCTCGCGGCCTGCTTCTCGGTGGCCTACTCTCTGCGCTACATCGTGCACGTCTTCTTCGGCCCCCGGCGCGACGACTACCCGCATCCGCCGCACGACCCCCCGGTCGGGATGTGGCTGCCGCCGGCGCTGCTGGTGGCGCTGGTGGTGCTGATCGGGCTGTTCCCCGAAACCCTCGCCGGACCGCTGGTGGCGGTGGTGTCGGGCGCGGTGACCGGCGGCGCGGCGCCCGACTATCCCCTCGCGCTGTGGCACGGCTTCACTCCGGCACTGGGCCTGTCGGCGATCGCGCTCGCCGTCGGCGGCGGCGTCCTCGCCGCCTATCCGCGGCTGCGTGCGCGGTGGCAGGCGGGGGCCCATCCCGAAGCGAAGGCGATCTTCGACGGCGCCCTCGCGGCCGCGGTGGCGGGCAGCCGGCGGCTGATCCACGGCGTCCATAACGGCTCCCAGCAGCGCGCGCTGGCCTTCCTGGTCGGGGCGGTGACCGCCGCCGGCTTTGCCGCTTTCTCCGCCGCACCTCATGGCGCGGGCATGCGCGCGCTGCTGCCGGCGGTGCCGGTCGCGGTGGTCGCCTGGATGCTGCTGCTGGGTGGCTGCGCGCTCGCTCTCCTGCTCTATCGCAAGCGCCTGCTCGCGGTGGTGGCGGTGGGGGCGGTCGGGCTCATCGTCTGCGTCGCCTTCCTCTACCTGTCCGCGCCCGACCTCGCCCTGACCCAGATTTCGGTCGAAGTCGCCACCGTGATCCTGATCCTGCTGGCGCTGTATTTCCTGCCCAAGGAAGGGCCGCTCAGTTCCAGCGCCCAGCGCCAGCCGCTGCGCCACCTGCGCGACGGCGTGCTGGCCGGTGCCGCCGGCCTGGGGATGGCGCTGGCGAGTTGGGCGATGCTGACCCGCGACGGCAGCTCGCTGTCCGGCTACTACCTGGAAAATGCGGTTTCGGGCGGAGGCGGCACCAACGTCGTGAACGTGATCCTGGTCGATTTCCGCGGCTTCGACACCTTCGGCGAGATCACCGTCCTCGGCATCGCCGCGCTCGCCATCTACGCGCTCCTCGACGGTGCCCTGCACGGCCGCGTCGGCCGCCGGCTGAGCGCGTGGACGCCGGATCTGCCGGTGTCGGTCGACCGCCACCCGATGATCATGGTGGTGGCGACCCGGGTGATGCTGCCGCTGGCGCTGCTGGTCGGGGCCTACATCTTCCTGCGCGGCCACAACCAGCCCGGTGGCGGCTTCATCGCCGCGCTCGTGGTGTCGATCGCGCTGATCATGCAGTACATGGCGAGCGGCTTCGGCTGGGCGGCGCAGCGGGTGAAGGTCGATTACCACGCCCTGATCGGTGCCGGGGTGCTGATTGCCGCCCTCACCGGGATCGGCGCGATGGTGCTCGACCAGCCCTTCCTGACGTCGACCTTCGGCCATTTCCACCTGCCGCTGGTCGGCGAGTTCGAGCTGGCGAGCGCGATGGCCTTCGATACCGGGGTGTTCCTGACCGTGGTCGGCGCGGTCATGCTCGCCCTCGCCAACCTGTCGCGGATGGGCCGGCGCGCCGGCCACCTGCCGGTGAACAAGGCGCCGATGGACATCGACCCGAGCGCGGTCCCGCCCCAGGAGCAGAACTGA
- a CDS encoding Na+/H+ antiporter subunit C: MEFLVATAIGAMTAAGLYLVLRARTFPVVLGLSLLTYAVNLFLFATGRLAVNRPPVIGAAASAYVDPLPQALVLTAIVISFGMTAVIVVMALRAYLETGNDHVDLPGDADPEARVDDWKQRPRRAAGGERR; the protein is encoded by the coding sequence ATGGAGTTTCTCGTCGCCACCGCGATCGGCGCGATGACCGCCGCCGGCCTCTACCTGGTGCTGCGCGCGCGCACTTTCCCGGTCGTCCTCGGCCTGTCGCTGCTGACCTATGCGGTCAACCTCTTCCTCTTCGCCACCGGCCGGCTGGCGGTGAATCGGCCGCCGGTGATCGGCGCCGCGGCGAGCGCCTACGTCGACCCGCTGCCGCAGGCGCTGGTGCTGACCGCGATCGTGATCTCCTTCGGCATGACCGCGGTGATCGTGGTGATGGCGCTGCGCGCCTACCTCGAAACCGGCAACGACCACGTCGATCTGCCCGGCGACGCCGACCCCGAAGCCCGCGTCGATGACTGGAAGCAGCGCCCGCGCCGGGCCGCTGGCGGAGAGCGGCGATGA
- a CDS encoding monovalent cation/H+ antiporter subunit D has translation MNHWLILPILLPAVVGAVLVVAVRHDALLARIFALASGVLLLAAGLVLLAISADGEVRVYAFGAWPAPFGIVLALDRLAALMLVLTAVLGLAVLVYAVNGWDERGRHFHALLQFQLMGLNGAFLTGDFFNLFVFFEVLLIASYGLMVHGGGGLRVKAGVQYVVVNLIGSSVFLIAVGLIYSVTGTLNMADLARKVPQVAAADQALLHTGAVLLLLVFALKAALVPLHFWLPGTYANAPGPVAALFAIMTKVGAYSILRLYILAFGAEAGGAAWLAAPWLLPAGLLTLVLGMLGVLGARSLGQMASFAVIASMGMLLATVALFTVQATAAALYYLLHSTLAAAALFLIADLVAERRGVHRDRFDLAPRLAQGGLLAGLFFVAAIGITGMPPLSGFIGKLLILDGARASAQAGWFWSLILGTSLIAIVGFSRAGSLLFWKCSALEAPAPAYRAAPVLPFVAVGGLLAGLVALTVFAGPLHRWLELTAAQLYAPAGYIEAVLGTAGGTP, from the coding sequence ATGAACCACTGGCTGATCCTGCCCATCCTGCTGCCGGCGGTGGTCGGCGCCGTGCTCGTCGTCGCTGTCCGCCACGACGCCCTGCTGGCGCGCATCTTCGCCCTCGCCTCGGGCGTGCTGCTGCTCGCGGCCGGCCTCGTCCTGCTGGCGATATCGGCCGATGGCGAAGTGCGCGTCTATGCCTTCGGCGCCTGGCCGGCGCCGTTCGGCATCGTGCTCGCGCTCGATCGCCTGGCGGCGCTGATGCTGGTGCTGACCGCGGTCCTCGGGCTGGCGGTGCTGGTGTACGCGGTCAATGGCTGGGACGAGCGCGGGCGGCACTTCCATGCGCTGCTCCAGTTCCAGCTGATGGGCCTCAACGGCGCTTTCCTGACCGGCGATTTCTTCAACCTGTTCGTGTTCTTCGAGGTCTTGCTGATCGCCTCCTACGGCCTCATGGTGCATGGTGGCGGCGGGCTGCGGGTGAAGGCCGGAGTGCAGTACGTGGTGGTGAACCTGATCGGCTCCTCGGTGTTCCTGATCGCCGTCGGTCTCATCTACAGCGTCACCGGCACCCTCAACATGGCCGACCTGGCGCGCAAGGTGCCGCAGGTCGCCGCCGCCGACCAGGCCTTGCTCCACACCGGGGCGGTGCTGCTGCTGCTGGTGTTCGCGCTCAAGGCGGCGCTGGTGCCGCTGCACTTCTGGCTCCCCGGCACCTATGCCAACGCGCCGGGGCCGGTGGCGGCGCTGTTCGCGATCATGACCAAGGTCGGCGCCTATTCGATCCTGCGCCTGTACATCCTCGCCTTCGGCGCCGAGGCCGGCGGCGCGGCCTGGCTGGCCGCACCCTGGCTGCTGCCGGCCGGGCTGCTGACCCTGGTGCTGGGCATGCTCGGCGTACTCGGCGCGCGCAGCCTGGGGCAGATGGCGAGCTTCGCGGTGATCGCTTCGATGGGCATGCTGCTGGCGACGGTGGCGCTGTTCACCGTCCAGGCGACCGCCGCGGCGCTCTACTACCTGCTCCATTCCACCCTCGCCGCCGCGGCCCTGTTCCTGATCGCCGACCTCGTCGCCGAGCGCCGTGGCGTGCACCGCGACCGCTTCGATCTCGCCCCGCGGCTGGCGCAGGGGGGGCTGCTCGCCGGCCTGTTCTTCGTCGCCGCCATCGGCATCACCGGGATGCCGCCGCTGTCGGGCTTCATCGGCAAGCTGCTGATCCTCGACGGCGCGCGCGCCTCCGCCCAGGCGGGCTGGTTCTGGAGCCTGATCCTGGGCACGTCGCTGATCGCCATCGTTGGTTTTTCGCGCGCTGGCAGCCTGCTGTTCTGGAAGTGCAGCGCGCTCGAGGCGCCGGCCCCGGCCTACCGTGCGGCGCCGGTGTTGCCCTTCGTCGCGGTCGGCGGCCTGCTCGCCGGGCTGGTGGCGCTGACCGTGTTCGCCGGCCCGCTGCATCGCTGGCTGGAACTCACCGCGGCGCAGCTCTACGCCCCGGCGGGCTATATCGAGGCGGTGCTCGGCACCGCGGGAGGAACACCCTGA